A region of the Romboutsia hominis genome:
AGTACAATAGCTGTTTTAATAGTACTTATGATAACTTATAGAATAGTTAAAAATGAAAAAACTCAAATAGGAGTTTTAAAAGCACTAGGATATTCAAAATATGAAATACTTAAACCATATATAATGATACTAACAATAATATCTTTACCACTTTTACTTATTGGATATATATTAGGGGTATATACAGCACCATATATGAGTAATTTTTACTTAGAGTTTTATTTAATACCTAGTGGAGAAATAAAAACTAATTTAAGTGTATTATTAGTAGCAATAGTAGTACCATTAGTAGTTATAATAGGACTGTCAACTATACTTATAAATAAGATGCTTTCTAAAAAGGCAATAAACCTTATAAAATCAAGTGATAATGAAAAGGTAGGAAAACTTAATAAATTAGTTAGTAAATTATTAAAAAATGCTAAACCTCAAACAAAATTTAAATACTCATTTATACTTGCAAATACTAATAAATTTATAGTATTTTTCTTAGGAATAGTATTTTCATCAATGCTTATAATAATGAGTCTTATGATGTCTGATTTCTTTGATAAAATGAGTGTAGATTATTATAAATCAGTAGGATATATATATGAGGGAATTGTCGATATGTCTAAAGAATATCCAAAGCTTAACAATGATGATGAGAAATTTATAAGTTTACCTAATGGCATATACAAAGAAGACAATATAAACATTACTGGAATAGACAGTGATAATAAATTACATAAAATATATGATAAAAAAATTAATGATATAACTAAAGAATTAAAAGATGGTATTGTAGTAAATAATAGTTTTTACTTAACTTATGGAGTAAAAAATGGTGAAACTATAAATATAACTATAAATGATAAAGTATATAAAGAAAAGATAGTAGGAATATCTAGGGATTATGGAGAGCCTAAAGTATATATGGATAGAAAGAATTTAAGTAATATAATAACTAAAGATGAAGCATTTAAAAATATAGATAAAGATGATTTTTATACTGGTGTATATTCAAAAGATAAATTGGATAAAGGTGATTATTTATCAGTTATAAATAAAAATGATATATTAGAACAAACAAAATCAATGCAAGGATTTGTAAAAGTAGCTATATATTCAATGATAATTACTGCAGTATTTATAGCTGTTATAGTTTTATATGTGCTTACAACTATGACTGTAGAAGATAATTATTATTCAATATCTTTACTTAAAGTAATGGGATATTCTAAAAAAGAAGTTAATTCTATGATGTTAAGTAGTTACCTAGTTTATTCTATAATTTCATATATTGTAAGTATACCAATAACTGTACTTGGGTTAGGATTTGGCATTAGATACCTAGCTAGTGAGTTTGGAATGGTTATGCCATTTGAATTTGAAATATGGCAAGGTATAGTTGGCTTAATTATAATATTATTTATATTTATGCTAGGAACATATGCAGCTAAGAAAAAAATAGAAAAAATATCATTACAGGAAGTTTTAAAATCTTGTAGTGAGTAATAAATTACACAAATTCCATATAACAATATACTGTTTGTATAAGTATTATACAATCATTTTTGTGGTATAATCATTGTATAATAAAGGTAAAGATGTGAATTATGGCAAGTATAAAATACGATATAGTTAAAGAAATAGGAGTGATATCTAGTATAACTTCAGGATGGAGTAAAGAACTATTAAATAATATAGATATATAAAACTGTAGTCTAAACTACAGTTTTTATATTGAAGTTTAAATTTAAATAGTTTAGATAAGTTAAAAATTGATTGTTAATATTAGGAGAAATAGTTATGAAAATGCTTTTGAAATATGCTTTAAAATACAAAGGGCAGTTTTTTACAAGAATAGCTACGATATCTTTAGTAGCATTAGCTAGTATATGTTTTGATTTTATGATGGGATTTATAGTAGACATATTTGCAAGTGGGGATGTAAATAAATTTATACCAATAATAGTGGCAACAATTGGATTAATAATTATAATGTTTATAACAGAGTATTTAGATGGTCTTGTAATGTCTAAATATATAAAAAATACAGTAAATTACTTAAGATGTGATATATTTTTTAAAGTAATAAATAAAGATATAAAAGACTTTTCACTAGATAACAGTGGTAAGTACATATCAGTATTATACAATGATGTAAAAATGATAGAAGATAATTTTTTAAATAATATATTTTTAATAATATCATCATTAATATCTTTTACAATATCATTGGGAGTATTATTTTTTATAAGTCCATCTATAGTTGTATTTATAGCAGTATTTGGAGCACTTGGATTTATAATACCAAATGCTTTATCTAAGAAGTTAGTTATAGAAAAGAATGAATACTCAAAAAATCTAGAAGAAATAACTTCATTAACGAAAGATTTGTTTACAGGATTTGAAGTTATAAAAGGCTTTAATATAAGTAATAAGATAAATAAAATATTTAAAGAAAGTTCGATTAAAGTAGAAAGTAGTAAAAGAAGATATGCAATACTTGAAGCAATAATAAAAGGATTTTCTCTATCTTTTAGTGTAACTATATACCTAGGAGTATTAATTTTAGGTGGGTATTTAATGTATAAAAAAAGTATATCAGTAGGTACTGCCATAATAATAATACAATTAAGTACCCATATAGTATCTCCAGTTAAAACAAGTATATCTCTCATAAATCAAATAAAATCAGTATCTCTTATAGCAGATAAAATAGAAGAAATACTTGAAACATCCAATGAAAGTATAGAAGAAGTTAAGCTTAATGAGTTTGAAAATTCTATAGAAGTTAAAAACCTTAATTACTCATATACTAGTGATAGAAAAGCTTTAGATAATATAAATTTAACTTTTGAGAAAAATAAAAAGTATGCAATAGTTGGAGAAAGTGGATGCGGTAAAAGTACTTTAATAAAATTACTTATGAGGTATTATACAGACTATGAAGGAAGTATAAATTTTGATAATAAAGATTTAAAAGAAATATACAGTTTAGATTTATATAAAAATATATCAATGATACAACAAAATGTATTTATGTTTGATGATTCTATAAAGGAAAATATAAAATTATTTGCAAATTATAGCGATGAACAAGTGTTAGAAAGTTGTAAAAGGTCAGGGATATTACCTCTCATAAATAAACTTGAAAATGGAATAGAGTCACATGTTGGAGAAAATGGAAATAAGTTATCAGGTGGAGAAAAACAAAGAATTGCTATAGCTAGAGCACTTATAAATAATACACAGATACTTATACTAGATGAGTCTACATCTGCATTAGATAATGAAACTGCTTATAACTTAGAAACATCACTGTTAAGTCTTAATGATTTAACGATGATAGTTGTAACTCACAAGCTTATAAAAAATATATTAATAAATTATGATGAGATAATAGTTATGAAAGAAGGAAGGGTTATAGAAAAAGGAAGCTTTAAAGAATTAATCGACCTTAAAGGATATTTTTATAGCTTATATTATATACAAAGTGATGATAACAAAAATAAAATAACATAGACAATTTAAGCAAACAAAATTAACTTAAAAATTTGTAAAAATAGCATATATTATAACCCTCTTAAATATATCAATTATAAGAGTATATTTAAGGGGTTTTTTATGAGCAAAAAAACATATGAATATAAATGTGTAGTAATAAATGAAAATGCTAAAAAGACAGCTGAAATATTAAATAAATATGGAAGTGATGGATGGAAGTTAGTATCTGTTTGGAACTCTTGGCACTATCTTAGCAAAAAGATAAAAATAGAAGATGAAGATTAAAATAATCTATAAAATATATTAGCCTAATTAAATATGTAAAAATTAATGTATAAGTAAATTAAAAAAATGTACCCTATAGAGTAGTTTTTAAATTATCTACTTACATAGGATACATTTTTATATATTTAAATTTTAAAATTTTTAAATAAAACTATATTCAATCAAACATATTAGATATAGATATTAACTTATTTAAGTTTTTATCTAAAATTGTTTGATGGCTTTACATTGATAATTAAAAGAAGGTATATTATCAACAAAAGGCTCTAGGTTACGTCTACATCCACCACCGCAAAGCTTAAAGTACTTACATTTTTTACAGGTATTATGTATGTATAAAGAACGATTTAAAAATTCTAATGCCTTAGAAGAAGCCATAAGTTCGTCTAAAGAATCTTTATTAATGTTACCTAATTTCCAATAATCAAAGCAGTATAAGTCACAAGGATAAACATCACCATTGGATTCAATAGCTATATTAAGACTGCAAAATCCATTCATACCACAGCTAGTTGGATTATATCCTTTAAGAACAGTTATATAATCCATAAAGTTTCTTATTTCTACAAACTTACCGTTTTTAATATCTTTATACCAAAGATTAAATAATTTATCTAAAAATATATAAAAACTAGTAGTATCTAAGTAATTTTTAAACTCATTTTCTATATATTTATTTTGATTATCTATCTCGAAGTTTTTTATATAGGGTATAAATTGTATATATGGAAAATCATTAGATTTAAAATACTCATAAATCTCATCTATATTTTTAGCGCTTTCTTTAGTTACAACAGATAGTATATTAAAATTAACCTTATATTTTTTTAATATATTAATAGCTGATATAACCTCATCAAAAGTGGAAGAGCCATTTTTATATGTCCTATATAAATCGTGAGTTTCTTTTAAACCATCTAGTGATATTTCAACTAAAAAATCGTTTTCTTTAAAGAAAATCGCAAATTCATCATCTATATTTATACCATTAGTTTGAATAGAATTTACAATATTAATATTATTATTGTTATATTTATTTTGTAATGTTATAAGCTTTTTATAAAAATCAATGCCTACTAAAGTAGGCTCTCCACCTTGAAATATAAAGTTTATATAATCTACATTTTTACTTAAAGCATTTTTAACTATATTTTCTAGTGTAGAAATATCCATAAAATCATTAGTATAAACATCCCTATTTTTGATATATCTTTATAAAAACAATATTTACAATCTAAATTACAAGCACTAGAACTAGGCTTTATTAAAATTGTTAAATGATTCATAAAATCCCCCTTTAGGTAGATAAAATTGTATATCTGTTATTAATAACTATTATATATTAAAAAATAATATTTATTAAATATAAAATATATTAATAACCCCTGTTTTTATATTAAACAGGGGTTATTAATATATTTTATTATAAAATTAACCTTCTTTAATCTCAAGAATTCCCATAGGACAAGCATCAACACAAAGTCCACAAGCTATACATTTAGATGGCACAGGCTTATCATCTACTTTTGCTATTATGCCTTTAGGACAGGCATCAACACAAGTAAGGCAACCATTACATTTTTTCTTATTAATCATATAAACACCTTTAGGATTTTGAGTTATTGCTCCTTGAGGACATTTTTTAGCACATAGACCACATTGATTACATGCCTTAACATCTAAAGAATCATCTTTCTTTAATCCTATTTTTATACATGGAGTGTTTAATCCATAATGCTTATAAAATGCATTTGAGCAAGTCATTTCACAAGCTAAGCAATTTTGACATAGAGATCTGTCTGTAACAACTAATTTTTTCATTCCCTTTTCCCCCTAAAAATTTAGATTGTATTGCTAACTGTATTCAAGTTAAGTGTAGGACAAATACTTATAAAAATCAATTTGAAATTATGACAAGTAAGATAATTTATAAAACTTAAAAATTTTAGAACAACAATATGAAAAATATATTAAATATGAAGAAGAAAATAACAAATTAATCAAATGAAATTACAAATACATAAATAAAGTAAATTTATATAATATTAGTGTAATCATAAAAAGGGAGGACAAAGATTATGATAACAGTTATAACATTTAATCCATCAATAGATACACTTTACAAATTAGAAACTTTTGAAATAGGAAAGGTTCAAAGGGCAGGGGATGTTAAAAAAAGTGCAGGTGGAAAAGGTATAAATGTAGCTAGAGTACTAAATCAATTAGGACATAGTCCCATGTGTATGGGTTTTGTAGGTGGATACAATGGCCTTTATATAAAGGATGAAATAAAAAAAATTGGTCTTAGAGATGAATTTATAAAAATAGATGGTGAAACTAGAGTTTGTTTAAATATAATAGATAAAAATAAAGTAAGTACAGAAATACTTGAAAGTGGTCCTATAGTAGAAGAAAACGACATGATAAAGTTTGAAAGACATCTAGAAAATATATTAGAAGAAACTAAGATACTAGTAGCTAGTGGAAGTTTACCTAAAGGATTGCCAATTGATTACTATGGATTGTTAGGAGAAATATGTAGGATTAAAAATATAAAATTTATATTAGATACTAGCGGTAAATACCTTGAAAGTGCAATAAATAGTCATATATATATGATAAAACCTAATATAGATGAACTAGAGGCTTTATGTAAGTGTAATATAAATAATAAAGAAGATGCTATAAAAGAAGCTTATAAATTATTAAGATATAATATAGAAAATATATGTATATCTATGGGCAAAGATGGGATGATTCTTGTAAACAAAGATAGTATATATGAAATAAAAATACCAAATATAAAAATAGAAAATACAGTTGGTAGTGGAGATTCATCAATAGCAGGATTTGCATATGGATTATTAAATGATTATTCATTAAAGGATTGTCTAAGGTTATCTAATGCTTGTGGAATGTCTAATGCTATGAATATTAAAACTGGATTTATAGATGTAAATGAAATTGAAAAATTATTTAAAGAGATAGAAGTATTAGAGTATAGTAAAATCTAATATAATTAGGTTATGTAAACTAAAAAATAAAATAAGTTAAAAAAGCTATAAAATTAGGGAAGATACTAAATTTTATAGCTTTTTTAATTATAAAATAATATAAATACAAAAACCTCTATTTGAATGAATATGCGTTAAAAATGTTGTGTGTTATAATTAAATTAGCAGTTAATATCAAACTAAGGGGGAAGTATGAAAAATAAATTTTTAATTGGTTCATTAAAGTGTATGGTAATTTCGTTTATTATCGGTATGATATTAATATTTTTATCGACATCTATAGGGCTAAAAATGGGATATGATGCAATTCAAGCTAGTGGTGGAGGAATGGAAACATCTCAATATGAAATGATTGTTAAATCTAATATAGATAATTTTAGAACAGGTGGATTTGTTTTTTCTTTTATAGGTGGATTAGGGATGTTGATGAGTGGATATACTTTATATAAAAATATTGAGGAGTAATATTTATCTATTTAAATAAAATTATTATATTGAGAGTAGTAAGATTGAAATTACTGCTCTTTTTATTTTTTATTTGATTTTAAGAATATATAAAGCCTTGTGAAGTAGTCAAAATAATATATAAGTATTTATAAAATCGTGGACACATTTTTATTATTAAAGAAGGAGGAACGAAACGTTCCTCCTAGGATAAAATATATTTATGTATTAATAATAAGTAAATAAGATGTATAATTAAAATAAATCAATTTTATTAAAACAAAGAAGTAAAAAGGGTGAAAAAATGAATTATAAAATACTTACACATGAAGACTATGATGATATAGTGGATATATCAAGAAATATTTGGGAAGGAAATGATTATCTACCTAGTGTATTTCACAAATGGGTAGATGAAAAAGATGGGTGTTTTTTAGGGCTAGTTGTAGATGATAAGGTGGTAGCAGTAGGAAAATATAGTATTCTAATAGATGGACAAGGATGGCTTGAAGGGCTTAGAGTACATGTTGATTATAGAGGGAGACAATATGCACATGCAATTTGCGATATGCTATTTAATTTAGCAAGAGAAGATTTAAGAAATAATAAGATAACTAATATAGCAATGTGCACTCATAAAGATACTGTAGCTAGCATAAATATGATGAAGGCAAAGAATTTTTATTTAGAAGATAGTTGTATGGTAGTATTTAAAGAAAATGATAATTATAATAAAGATATAAATGATATTAATATTGAAAAATGGGACATATCATATGAAGAATTTAAAAACTTAGATTATTTTAAGAAAAATAAAAATAGAATAACTTATGGATTTACTTATTTTAATTTATGTAAAGAAATATATGATGAGTTAGTTGAAAGTAATTCTTTAGTAATAGTAAATGGTCATAGATGTATAGTTAAAGTAAAAGGAAATCCTTCTATAATATGTATAGATAATACTTTTGAAGGTATTAATGACTGTGTAAATTATTATTTATTAAAAGAGAACTATAGTGAAGCTGAAATATATATACATAATCCAAGTGATGAATTAATAAGCAAGTTAAAAGAAAACAAATATGAGTCATTAACTAATTTTGAAAATGATTGTTTGTATTATGTTTATAAAGAATAGAAATAAAGTATATAGATTAATCTATATACTTTATTTCTATAAAGGGGGAAAAATTAATGGGTGTAGAACTAAAAAAGATAACACATAAAGATATAGATGATTTTAAATTAATACAAAAATGGAATAATGACAACAGTATAAAGTATTTACTTAGACCTAATTTTAAAGAAGGAGAAATAGAAGATATAATATTAGAGGAATTAATAGAAGGAACTAGAATAAATGAATACAAGCATACATACATGATAGTTGAAAATGATAAAAAGGTTGGATTTGTAACTATTAATACAAATTTTAAAATGTTATTTAATGAAAGTGATGACACTGCTTGGATTAGTATATGTGTAGGGGATAATAAATGTAGGGGTAAAGGTATTGGACTAAAAGTAATGAAGCTATTAGAAGATAAGGTAATGAAGTTAGGTAAAAATAAAATAGAGTTAGGAGTGTTTGAATACAATACTAAAGCTATAAATTTTTATAAGAAAAATGGATATAAAGCAATAGGAAAATCTGAAAACTTTGTGTATTACAATGGAAATTGGTATAGTGATATAAGAATGGAAAAACAGATAAATTTATAATCAAAATTAGTTAGGGAGATATTTGCAATGAAGGAGAAAATAATACATCAAAAAACAGAAAAAGAAAAAATGTTATCAGGAGAACTCTATTGTGCCTTAGATAGTGAATTAGTAAAAGAACATGAGAAAGCTCAAAGC
Encoded here:
- a CDS encoding ABC transporter permease, with protein sequence MGVRVLFKNTLNTFKKKKLQILAIGIIIALSSFLYTTMFYAIDSLKTPLENFINETNQEDFSISMINSLTEFDINNLSDKEKMKASSMLIYTLSDIKKSDINIYNKIIENRINAFEKDYKGFKLENRSYKEVNFKNNGKSNKITLFKDSKNINLSYIEKGNKPKLDNEIAVTNIYAKKNNLDIGDSIDINGKNYIITGFVLFADNTLPISGTDFNIDNSKMTLGLVNNTEYESIKGKEDFYLSGVSNNEESLKNFNEDIIKTYKDKNDLKYITSIVLTKNQMKSGAIYEEIKGGQAMTIGISVSISTIAVLIVLMITYRIVKNEKTQIGVLKALGYSKYEILKPYIMILTIISLPLLLIGYILGVYTAPYMSNFYLEFYLIPSGEIKTNLSVLLVAIVVPLVVIIGLSTILINKMLSKKAINLIKSSDNEKVGKLNKLVSKLLKNAKPQTKFKYSFILANTNKFIVFFLGIVFSSMLIIMSLMMSDFFDKMSVDYYKSVGYIYEGIVDMSKEYPKLNNDDEKFISLPNGIYKEDNINITGIDSDNKLHKIYDKKINDITKELKDGIVVNNSFYLTYGVKNGETINITINDKVYKEKIVGISRDYGEPKVYMDRKNLSNIITKDEAFKNIDKDDFYTGVYSKDKLDKGDYLSVINKNDILEQTKSMQGFVKVAIYSMIITAVFIAVIVLYVLTTMTVEDNYYSISLLKVMGYSKKEVNSMMLSSYLVYSIISYIVSIPITVLGLGFGIRYLASEFGMVMPFEFEIWQGIVGLIIILFIFMLGTYAAKKKIEKISLQEVLKSCSE
- a CDS encoding DUF4177 domain-containing protein — protein: MSKKTYEYKCVVINENAKKTAEILNKYGSDGWKLVSVWNSWHYLSKKIKIEDED
- a CDS encoding GNAT family N-acetyltransferase; translated protein: MNYKILTHEDYDDIVDISRNIWEGNDYLPSVFHKWVDEKDGCFLGLVVDDKVVAVGKYSILIDGQGWLEGLRVHVDYRGRQYAHAICDMLFNLAREDLRNNKITNIAMCTHKDTVASINMMKAKNFYLEDSCMVVFKENDNYNKDINDINIEKWDISYEEFKNLDYFKKNKNRITYGFTYFNLCKEIYDELVESNSLVIVNGHRCIVKVKGNPSIICIDNTFEGINDCVNYYLLKENYSEAEIYIHNPSDELISKLKENKYESLTNFENDCLYYVYKE
- a CDS encoding GNAT family N-acetyltransferase — protein: MGVELKKITHKDIDDFKLIQKWNNDNSIKYLLRPNFKEGEIEDIILEELIEGTRINEYKHTYMIVENDKKVGFVTINTNFKMLFNESDDTAWISICVGDNKCRGKGIGLKVMKLLEDKVMKLGKNKIELGVFEYNTKAINFYKKNGYKAIGKSENFVYYNGNWYSDIRMEKQINL
- a CDS encoding radical SAM/SPASM domain-containing protein; translated protein: MDISTLENIVKNALSKNVDYINFIFQGGEPTLVGIDFYKKLITLQNKYNNNNINIVNSIQTNGINIDDEFAIFFKENDFLVEISLDGLKETHDLYRTYKNGSSTFDEVISAINILKKYKVNFNILSVVTKESAKNIDEIYEYFKSNDFPYIQFIPYIKNFEIDNQNKYIENEFKNYLDTTSFYIFLDKLFNLWYKDIKNGKFVEIRNFMDYITVLKGYNPTSCGMNGFCSLNIAIESNGDVYPCDLYCFDYWKLGNINKDSLDELMASSKALEFLNRSLYIHNTCKKCKYFKLCGGGCRRNLEPFVDNIPSFNYQCKAIKQF
- a CDS encoding 4Fe-4S binding protein is translated as MKKLVVTDRSLCQNCLACEMTCSNAFYKHYGLNTPCIKIGLKKDDSLDVKACNQCGLCAKKCPQGAITQNPKGVYMINKKKCNGCLTCVDACPKGIIAKVDDKPVPSKCIACGLCVDACPMGILEIKEG
- the pfkB gene encoding 1-phosphofructokinase, translated to MITVITFNPSIDTLYKLETFEIGKVQRAGDVKKSAGGKGINVARVLNQLGHSPMCMGFVGGYNGLYIKDEIKKIGLRDEFIKIDGETRVCLNIIDKNKVSTEILESGPIVEENDMIKFERHLENILEETKILVASGSLPKGLPIDYYGLLGEICRIKNIKFILDTSGKYLESAINSHIYMIKPNIDELEALCKCNINNKEDAIKEAYKLLRYNIENICISMGKDGMILVNKDSIYEIKIPNIKIENTVGSGDSSIAGFAYGLLNDYSLKDCLRLSNACGMSNAMNIKTGFIDVNEIEKLFKEIEVLEYSKI
- a CDS encoding ABC transporter ATP-binding protein, producing MKMLLKYALKYKGQFFTRIATISLVALASICFDFMMGFIVDIFASGDVNKFIPIIVATIGLIIIMFITEYLDGLVMSKYIKNTVNYLRCDIFFKVINKDIKDFSLDNSGKYISVLYNDVKMIEDNFLNNIFLIISSLISFTISLGVLFFISPSIVVFIAVFGALGFIIPNALSKKLVIEKNEYSKNLEEITSLTKDLFTGFEVIKGFNISNKINKIFKESSIKVESSKRRYAILEAIIKGFSLSFSVTIYLGVLILGGYLMYKKSISVGTAIIIIQLSTHIVSPVKTSISLINQIKSVSLIADKIEEILETSNESIEEVKLNEFENSIEVKNLNYSYTSDRKALDNINLTFEKNKKYAIVGESGCGKSTLIKLLMRYYTDYEGSINFDNKDLKEIYSLDLYKNISMIQQNVFMFDDSIKENIKLFANYSDEQVLESCKRSGILPLINKLENGIESHVGENGNKLSGGEKQRIAIARALINNTQILILDESTSALDNETAYNLETSLLSLNDLTMIVVTHKLIKNILINYDEIIVMKEGRVIEKGSFKELIDLKGYFYSLYYIQSDDNKNKIT